The following proteins are encoded in a genomic region of Blastopirellula marina:
- a CDS encoding Gfo/Idh/MocA family protein, protein MSKVRWGVLSTAKIGTVKVIPGMQKSDFCDMVGIASRSLESAQAAADKLGMPKAYGSYEALLEDPDIDAVYIPLPNHMHVPWAVKAIQAGKHVLCEKPIGLSVDEARRLQEISDSHPELKVMEAFMYRHHPQWLKAREIVREGGIGTPVTIQSFFSYFNDNPSDIRNNAEWGGGGIMDIGCYPISVSRFILEGEPEKVMASVTRDPEFKTDVVASCMIDFGGLITTFTCGTKLAPYQSVHIHGTEGRVELQIPFNAPPDRPCILWHQRGEEITEIEIPTADQYTCQGDLMSQAILNDTEVPTPIADAVANMEVIEAIFRSERSGRWESVSHVLVD, encoded by the coding sequence ATGAGTAAAGTTCGTTGGGGTGTACTTAGCACCGCGAAAATTGGCACCGTGAAGGTCATCCCTGGCATGCAGAAGAGCGACTTCTGCGACATGGTTGGCATTGCCTCGCGATCGCTCGAGAGCGCCCAAGCGGCAGCGGACAAGCTAGGCATGCCCAAAGCGTACGGATCGTACGAGGCCTTGCTGGAAGACCCCGACATCGATGCGGTTTATATTCCCCTGCCCAATCACATGCACGTGCCGTGGGCTGTCAAAGCGATTCAAGCTGGCAAGCACGTACTCTGTGAAAAGCCAATCGGCTTAAGCGTTGATGAAGCACGCCGCTTGCAAGAGATCTCTGACAGCCACCCCGAACTCAAGGTGATGGAAGCGTTCATGTATCGCCACCATCCCCAATGGCTCAAGGCGCGAGAGATTGTTCGAGAAGGTGGAATCGGTACGCCGGTCACGATTCAAAGCTTTTTCTCCTACTTCAACGACAACCCGTCCGACATTCGCAACAATGCCGAGTGGGGCGGTGGTGGCATCATGGACATCGGCTGCTACCCGATCTCGGTCTCTCGCTTCATCCTGGAAGGAGAACCAGAAAAAGTGATGGCCTCAGTCACGCGAGATCCAGAATTTAAGACCGACGTGGTTGCCTCCTGCATGATCGATTTCGGCGGCTTGATCACGACATTCACCTGCGGCACGAAGCTCGCCCCGTACCAAAGTGTTCACATTCACGGGACCGAGGGACGCGTTGAACTGCAAATCCCGTTTAACGCTCCCCCTGATCGTCCATGCATCTTGTGGCATCAAAGAGGTGAAGAGATCACCGAGATCGAGATCCCCACGGCAGATCAGTACACCTGCCAAGGTGATTTGATGTCGCAAGCTATCTTGAACGACACCGAGGTGCCCACCCCGATCGCAGATGCCGTGGCCAATATGGAAGTGATCGAAGCGATCTTCCGCAGCGAACGCTCTGGCCGCTGGGAATCGGTTAGCCACGTTCTGGTCGACTAA
- the epmA gene encoding EF-P lysine aminoacylase EpmA translates to MNQPSWRPTASLENLQRRSQITQAVRQFFLGRDFWEVETPLLSQDTVVDTHLDPVPVSVGWDPARPTSGETYYLQTSPEFAMKRLVAAGAEAIFQITKAFRLAEEGSQHNVEFTLVEWYRVGDGLEAGMQLLSDLAEAALGRGPAERITYQALFQQHIDLDPLTVSLEDLRLACQERQIGVPASFDESDRDGLLELLLSEAIQPKLGLQHPLILYGYPASQAALARLGEEDQRVASRFELFVDGMELANGYDELQNADVLIARNQANNAARSRLGKPLLPSNSRLLQAMQSGLPACSGCALGLDRLMMVALGAESIDQVIPFPIRQA, encoded by the coding sequence ATGAATCAACCTTCTTGGCGGCCAACCGCTTCGCTTGAGAATCTCCAACGCCGTAGCCAAATCACTCAGGCAGTGCGCCAATTCTTTCTCGGACGCGATTTCTGGGAGGTCGAAACGCCGTTGCTTTCGCAAGACACCGTCGTCGATACCCATCTTGATCCTGTTCCGGTATCAGTTGGGTGGGATCCAGCCAGACCGACTTCAGGGGAAACGTACTATCTCCAGACTTCGCCCGAGTTTGCGATGAAGCGGCTAGTTGCCGCTGGTGCGGAGGCGATCTTTCAGATCACCAAGGCATTTCGTTTGGCAGAAGAAGGGAGTCAGCACAACGTTGAATTCACTCTGGTCGAGTGGTACCGGGTTGGCGACGGATTAGAGGCTGGCATGCAATTGCTCTCAGATTTAGCGGAAGCGGCATTAGGACGGGGACCTGCGGAGCGAATCACCTACCAGGCTCTTTTTCAGCAGCATATCGACCTCGATCCTTTGACTGTCTCGCTGGAAGATTTGCGGCTGGCTTGCCAAGAGCGGCAAATCGGCGTGCCGGCTTCGTTCGACGAGAGTGATCGCGACGGTTTGTTAGAGCTGTTGCTTTCCGAGGCGATCCAACCGAAGCTGGGCCTCCAGCATCCATTGATCCTCTACGGCTATCCTGCTTCCCAGGCCGCACTTGCCCGGCTGGGGGAAGAAGACCAACGCGTCGCTTCACGCTTCGAGCTGTTTGTCGACGGGATGGAATTGGCAAACGGCTACGATGAACTGCAAAATGCCGACGTGCTGATTGCCAGAAACCAAGCCAACAACGCGGCCAGATCGCGGTTGGGCAAGCCGCTTCTTCCAAGCAATAGCCGACTTCTGCAGGCAATGCAAAGTGGATTGCCGGCTTGCAGCGGGTGTGCGTTGGGGCTGGATCGATTGATGATGGTGGCTTTGGGTGCAGAATCAATCGATCAGGTCATCCCGTTTCCAATTCGCCAAGCATGA
- a CDS encoding VOC family protein — MKIEHFALQVADPIAVARWYVVHLGMTIQRGSKEPPFAHFLADDGGQMLIEIYYNDNFDVPNQANVPPAHFHLALVSDNIEQDRARLIEAGAKEEDSINTQPNGDLVCFLRDPWGLCLQLVQRVEKLLV, encoded by the coding sequence ATGAAGATCGAACACTTTGCCCTTCAAGTTGCTGATCCGATCGCCGTCGCGCGCTGGTACGTCGTCCACTTGGGCATGACGATTCAGCGCGGCAGCAAAGAGCCACCATTCGCACATTTCCTGGCCGATGATGGAGGCCAGATGCTGATCGAGATCTATTACAACGACAATTTCGATGTCCCCAATCAAGCAAATGTTCCGCCAGCACATTTCCATCTGGCTCTCGTGAGCGATAACATAGAGCAAGACCGAGCCCGGCTGATCGAAGCGGGAGCCAAAGAAGAAGACTCGATAAACACTCAGCCTAACGGCGACTTGGTTTGCTTTCTGCGCGATCCGTGGGGCTTGTGCCTGCAACTGGTCCAACGCGTGGAGAAATTGCTCGTCTGA
- a CDS encoding FG-GAP repeat domain-containing protein, translating into MRYVATLILTASLFAGNVFGGDLKFEGEQLETNLGVGYAVRLLDMNGDDKLDICIVDQRRVLWLENPSWTEHEIVGDGQTNADNVAFAPHDINGDGQLDFALAAGWGGGNTPRGTIQWITAEGGKGDHWAVHPIRIEPTTHRIRFANVLGDAKPELIVAPLFGQRDREPGVRLIALEIPANPQQDEWPVHLIDDSLPVMHNFLPIDFTGNGQIDILSASYEGVHLHERQEDGSWKKTQLGSGDQESRPSRGASEVKVGKLADGSKYIATIEPWHGNKVVVYTKDKDKPLHSLWKRYVLDDQLRWGHAVWCTNLDNDADDELIIGVRDDESDSTRRGLRLFDPVAADGSEFKRTVIDPGAVAIEDLAVADLNDDGKADVVAVGRQTHNVKIYWNKTQ; encoded by the coding sequence ATGCGATACGTCGCCACTCTCATTCTGACTGCCTCACTGTTCGCCGGAAATGTTTTTGGCGGCGACTTAAAGTTCGAAGGGGAACAACTCGAAACGAACCTCGGAGTCGGTTACGCAGTGCGACTGCTCGATATGAATGGGGACGACAAACTCGACATCTGCATCGTCGACCAACGCCGTGTCCTTTGGTTAGAAAACCCGAGCTGGACCGAACACGAAATCGTAGGAGACGGCCAAACCAACGCGGATAACGTCGCATTCGCGCCACACGACATCAACGGCGATGGACAACTTGACTTCGCCCTAGCCGCCGGCTGGGGTGGTGGTAACACGCCACGAGGGACGATTCAGTGGATCACTGCAGAAGGTGGCAAGGGAGATCACTGGGCGGTTCATCCGATTCGCATCGAGCCCACGACCCATCGCATTCGATTTGCCAACGTCTTAGGAGATGCCAAGCCAGAATTGATCGTGGCGCCACTGTTCGGACAACGGGATCGCGAGCCTGGCGTTCGCCTAATTGCTCTGGAGATCCCTGCCAATCCACAGCAGGACGAGTGGCCCGTGCACTTGATCGACGACTCGCTCCCCGTGATGCACAACTTTCTGCCGATTGACTTCACCGGCAACGGCCAGATCGACATTCTCTCGGCCAGCTACGAGGGAGTTCACCTGCACGAGCGTCAGGAGGATGGTAGCTGGAAAAAAACTCAACTAGGCAGTGGCGACCAAGAGTCGCGGCCGAGCCGTGGAGCAAGCGAGGTCAAAGTCGGCAAGCTGGCCGATGGTAGCAAGTATATTGCCACGATCGAGCCTTGGCATGGCAATAAAGTGGTCGTTTACACGAAGGACAAGGACAAGCCACTGCACAGCCTGTGGAAGCGTTATGTCCTGGACGATCAACTGCGTTGGGGACATGCCGTCTGGTGCACAAACCTGGATAACGACGCAGATGACGAGCTAATCATTGGTGTACGGGATGACGAAAGCGATAGCACGCGTCGCGGGCTACGCCTGTTCGATCCGGTTGCCGCCGATGGCTCTGAGTTCAAACGTACGGTAATCGACCCAGGTGCTGTTGCCATCGAAGATCTGGCCGTGGCCGACCTCAACGATGACGGAAAAGCCGATGTTGTTGCCGTCGGACGCCAGACACACAATGTCAAAATCTATTGGAACAAAACTCAATAA
- a CDS encoding ATP-dependent DNA helicase, translated as MDNLTIGDVLGPEGLIARRLQQYEDRPEQMAMAEAVGQALAKNRHLVVEAGTGVGKSFAYLVPSILWACGQQGNGEKSRRIVISTHTISLQEQLLAKDIPLVNAAVPLEFTAVLAKGRGNYVSLRRLGSASLRSASLFAKDEETEQIQTLKKWSKETADGSLSDLDFRPAVGVWDEIASDSGNCLGRKCPTYDDCFYYRARRRMQNAQVLIVNHALFFSDMALRRGGVSLLPSYDAVIFDEAHTLEGVAGDHLGMSVTSTQIDFALNKLFNERTQKGLLVHHECADAMNQVVHTRYRAQQFFNELDSWLEENPGGNGRVTVPELVPNVLSPAMAKLASMVKAEGDRFEEEGTRQDFHSLSDRIFLMADSIEAWRMQKMERTVYWVESSQQRGPYRRVKLFATPIEVGPVLREELFQKVDSVILTSATLSASPDHGFDFFRDRIGLMRNDALTVGSPFDYKKNVKLVLVKGMPDPGNRRDYDQALADMVKRYVEQTQGHAFVLFTSYDMLRNCASRVSRWMTQNGYTLFSQSDGMPRGQMVQKFKETPGSVLFGTDSFWQGVDVPGDALQNVIITKLPFSVPDHPLLQARLNQIKERGGQPFSEYQLPEAIIKLRQGFGRLIRGHADKGMVVILDPRIQTKGYGRAFLKALPECQLVEDSFAGAGSAGPQWDDYI; from the coding sequence ATGGATAACCTGACCATCGGCGATGTGCTCGGTCCTGAGGGACTGATTGCCCGCCGATTGCAACAATATGAAGATCGCCCTGAGCAGATGGCCATGGCCGAAGCGGTTGGCCAGGCGCTCGCCAAGAATCGTCACTTGGTCGTCGAGGCAGGCACCGGCGTTGGAAAGAGTTTCGCATACTTGGTGCCTTCGATTCTGTGGGCTTGCGGGCAGCAGGGGAACGGCGAAAAGTCGCGGCGCATCGTCATCTCGACCCATACAATCAGCCTGCAAGAGCAGCTGCTCGCCAAAGATATTCCCTTGGTCAACGCCGCGGTTCCTCTGGAATTCACTGCCGTTTTGGCGAAAGGGCGGGGCAATTACGTTAGTCTTCGCCGGCTGGGATCTGCCTCACTACGAAGCGCGAGTCTGTTTGCCAAAGATGAAGAAACCGAGCAGATTCAAACGCTCAAGAAGTGGTCGAAAGAGACCGCCGACGGTTCGCTCAGCGATCTCGACTTTCGTCCCGCGGTGGGAGTTTGGGACGAAATCGCAAGCGACAGCGGCAATTGCTTGGGACGAAAGTGTCCCACTTACGATGATTGCTTCTACTATCGTGCCCGGCGGCGAATGCAAAACGCCCAAGTGCTGATCGTGAATCACGCTCTCTTCTTCAGTGACATGGCTTTACGACGTGGGGGCGTGAGTTTGCTTCCCTCGTATGACGCGGTGATCTTCGACGAAGCCCATACTTTGGAAGGGGTTGCTGGCGACCACCTTGGGATGTCGGTCACGTCGACGCAAATTGATTTCGCGCTGAACAAACTCTTCAACGAACGAACCCAGAAGGGGCTGCTGGTGCATCATGAGTGCGCCGACGCGATGAATCAGGTGGTTCATACGCGTTACCGAGCGCAGCAATTTTTTAATGAACTTGATAGTTGGCTCGAGGAAAACCCTGGCGGTAATGGTCGTGTAACTGTTCCCGAACTCGTGCCGAACGTGCTTTCGCCGGCCATGGCCAAACTGGCCTCGATGGTCAAAGCGGAAGGAGATCGCTTCGAAGAAGAGGGAACTCGACAAGACTTCCATAGTTTGTCCGATCGCATCTTCCTGATGGCCGATTCAATCGAAGCCTGGCGGATGCAGAAGATGGAGCGGACGGTCTACTGGGTAGAAAGCAGCCAGCAGCGTGGGCCGTATCGTCGTGTGAAATTATTCGCCACACCGATCGAAGTCGGCCCAGTCTTGCGGGAGGAGTTGTTCCAAAAAGTCGACAGCGTGATTTTGACGAGTGCTACGTTATCGGCATCGCCCGATCATGGATTCGACTTCTTCCGCGATCGCATAGGTCTGATGCGAAACGATGCACTAACGGTAGGCAGCCCTTTCGATTACAAGAAGAATGTGAAGCTGGTTCTCGTCAAGGGAATGCCTGATCCTGGCAACCGTCGCGACTACGACCAGGCTTTGGCAGATATGGTGAAGCGATATGTCGAGCAGACTCAAGGGCACGCGTTTGTACTCTTTACTAGCTACGACATGTTGCGGAATTGTGCCTCACGGGTCTCGCGTTGGATGACACAGAACGGATACACACTGTTCAGCCAGTCCGATGGGATGCCACGTGGGCAAATGGTGCAAAAGTTCAAAGAGACGCCAGGCTCGGTATTGTTCGGTACAGACAGCTTTTGGCAGGGAGTTGATGTTCCTGGTGATGCCCTGCAAAACGTGATCATCACTAAGCTTCCATTCAGTGTGCCCGATCACCCGCTCCTTCAAGCTCGGTTGAATCAAATCAAAGAGCGAGGGGGGCAACCTTTTTCGGAGTATCAACTGCCGGAAGCGATCATCAAGCTCCGCCAAGGCTTTGGCCGCTTGATCCGTGGCCATGCCGATAAGGGAATGGTGGTCATCCTCGATCCACGGATTCAAACCAAAGGCTACGGACGAGCTTTCTTAAAGGCGCTGCCCGAATGTCAGCTAGTTGAAGACAGCTTTGCTGGGGCTGGCTCGGCTGGGCCGCAGTGGGACGACTATATTTAG
- a CDS encoding DUF2750 domain-containing protein, with amino-acid sequence MSSGKFSAAVDLSGPDRLQMFIRKVKENQELWGLYVDGWAEEADADGKKGLVVWPDEAHARLCATDKWGQHSPKSIKLSSFKDRWVDKLVRMRLKVAVFPTPFDGPVFVEATVLRSELG; translated from the coding sequence ATGTCCTCGGGGAAATTCTCCGCAGCGGTCGACTTAAGTGGTCCGGACCGACTGCAGATGTTTATTCGCAAGGTAAAAGAAAACCAGGAGCTTTGGGGGCTCTACGTCGATGGCTGGGCGGAAGAGGCCGACGCTGACGGCAAAAAGGGATTGGTTGTTTGGCCCGATGAGGCACATGCCCGCCTCTGCGCTACGGATAAGTGGGGACAACATTCCCCAAAGTCGATCAAGCTCTCCAGCTTTAAAGATCGCTGGGTAGATAAGCTCGTGCGGATGCGTTTGAAGGTTGCCGTCTTCCCGACTCCATTTGACGGTCCTGTTTTTGTCGAAGCGACCGTTCTTCGATCGGAACTCGGGTAA
- a CDS encoding beta-ketoacyl-ACP synthase III: MATAQPNSSPRSEGTSARPVPSGRSHLRSLLGFQILGTGSYVPDKVVPNEDLSSLGCDPEWIIQRTGIRERRHAPENIATSDMAYEAAVAALESAGVDSQEIDLIVVGTFTPDSLTPSTACRLQQRLGIRAAAMDVSAACAGFLYAMITAAQFIKTGTSRRALVVGADLLSRIANPNDKKTYPLFGDGAGAVVLGPGNGEQGMVSYTLGSEGEGADMLCVPGGGSKEPLTPENLAEGKQYLQMDGRGVFKWAVRVIEDSIRDVLDDADLVPDDISLVLLHQANVRIIDAACENLGFPREKMIVNLDQYGNTSAGSVPIVLDEAARKGLIQPGDRLLMCGFGAGLSWGTTVFQW; the protein is encoded by the coding sequence ATGGCGACGGCGCAACCTAATTCCTCTCCCCGCAGCGAAGGTACTTCCGCTCGTCCAGTTCCCTCTGGTCGTAGCCATCTTCGCTCGCTGCTTGGTTTTCAGATCTTGGGTACCGGCAGTTACGTGCCGGACAAGGTGGTCCCTAACGAGGACCTTTCTTCGTTGGGATGTGATCCCGAATGGATCATCCAGCGAACCGGGATTCGTGAACGGCGTCATGCCCCTGAGAACATTGCCACCAGCGACATGGCCTACGAAGCGGCTGTGGCAGCTCTCGAATCTGCTGGTGTCGATTCCCAAGAGATCGACCTGATTGTCGTTGGCACGTTCACGCCAGATTCGCTGACACCGTCGACTGCCTGTCGTCTTCAACAGCGTTTAGGGATCCGCGCCGCAGCAATGGATGTGAGCGCCGCTTGTGCTGGCTTTCTATATGCCATGATCACGGCCGCCCAGTTCATTAAGACGGGAACCAGCCGCCGTGCGTTGGTGGTCGGTGCAGATCTGCTATCCCGGATTGCCAACCCCAATGACAAGAAGACCTATCCCCTCTTCGGAGACGGAGCTGGTGCCGTGGTACTCGGACCAGGCAACGGCGAACAAGGGATGGTTTCCTACACACTGGGAAGTGAAGGGGAAGGCGCCGACATGCTGTGCGTCCCGGGCGGAGGCTCGAAAGAACCACTGACGCCGGAGAACCTCGCCGAAGGAAAACAGTATCTGCAAATGGATGGCCGCGGCGTTTTCAAATGGGCTGTGCGGGTCATCGAAGATTCGATCCGCGATGTGCTGGACGATGCCGATTTGGTTCCGGACGATATCTCGTTGGTACTGCTACATCAGGCCAACGTCCGTATCATTGACGCTGCGTGCGAGAACCTCGGTTTTCCGCGCGAGAAGATGATCGTTAACCTCGATCAGTATGGGAACACATCGGCCGGCAGCGTGCCGATTGTATTGGACGAAGCGGCCCGAAAGGGGCTCATCCAGCCGGGCGATCGGTTGTTAATGTGCGGATTTGGAGCCGGTCTCTCCTGGGGTACAACCGTCTTCCAGTGGTAA
- a CDS encoding Gfo/Idh/MocA family protein, whose product MATNGDLNRKLRMALVGGGSGAFIGRVHATAAVLDNRAALVAGALSSNPERAKSSAPDYDIPEDRAYTSYQELIEKELALPEDKRIDFVSVATPNHMHFPVAKAALEAGFNVICDKPMTLTLAEAEELYQVVEKSGAVFAVSHNYTGYPLVRMARQMILDGELGEINAIRVQYIQGWLRTKLEDDASQKQAAWRSDPAKSGAAGAYGDIGTHAYNLGRYMTGLLPDKVSSHLATFVEGRKLDDYGTTVIRYENGALCTLTASQISHGRENDLSIEIDGTKAALSWRQENPNEMIIRKNGEPHKIYTRDPNAPFMNAAGVAACRIPSGHPEGFFEAFANVYRAAFDAMALRATGKDFEKKDTIYPNIHDGVEGMYFIQQCVASSGQDGAWLPLKHEVARR is encoded by the coding sequence ATGGCTACCAACGGTGACTTGAATCGTAAACTACGCATGGCTTTGGTTGGTGGCGGATCTGGTGCCTTTATCGGCCGCGTCCATGCCACTGCCGCCGTGCTCGACAACCGCGCCGCTTTGGTTGCCGGTGCCCTCAGCTCGAATCCCGAGCGAGCCAAGTCTTCAGCTCCCGATTACGATATTCCAGAAGATCGTGCCTACACCAGCTATCAAGAGCTGATCGAGAAAGAACTCGCTCTACCAGAAGACAAGCGAATCGACTTCGTCTCGGTGGCAACGCCAAACCACATGCACTTCCCTGTCGCTAAAGCGGCTTTGGAAGCTGGCTTCAATGTGATCTGCGACAAGCCAATGACGCTCACCTTGGCCGAAGCGGAAGAGCTTTATCAAGTCGTCGAGAAGTCAGGCGCCGTGTTCGCTGTCTCGCATAACTATACCGGCTATCCTTTGGTTCGCATGGCCCGCCAAATGATCCTCGATGGCGAGTTGGGCGAAATCAACGCGATCCGAGTTCAATATATCCAAGGTTGGTTGCGAACTAAGCTGGAAGACGATGCCAGCCAAAAGCAAGCCGCTTGGCGCAGCGATCCAGCCAAGAGTGGTGCTGCTGGGGCTTATGGTGACATTGGTACCCACGCTTACAACTTGGGCCGCTACATGACCGGTTTGCTGCCAGACAAAGTGAGCTCGCACCTGGCCACGTTTGTCGAAGGCCGCAAGCTAGACGACTACGGCACGACGGTTATCCGTTACGAAAACGGCGCCCTCTGTACGCTGACCGCGTCGCAAATCAGCCATGGTCGCGAGAACGATCTGTCGATCGAAATCGACGGTACCAAAGCCGCCCTTAGCTGGCGTCAGGAAAACCCCAATGAGATGATCATTCGCAAGAACGGCGAGCCCCACAAGATCTACACGCGCGATCCAAACGCCCCTTTCATGAACGCCGCTGGCGTGGCCGCCTGCCGCATTCCTTCCGGTCATCCCGAAGGTTTCTTCGAAGCGTTTGCCAATGTCTATCGCGCCGCCTTCGATGCGATGGCTCTGCGAGCAACTGGCAAGGACTTCGAGAAGAAGGATACCATCTATCCCAACATTCACGATGGCGTCGAAGGAATGTACTTCATCCAGCAGTGCGTCGCGAGCAGCGGTCAGGACGGTGCTTGGTTGCCGCTGAAGCACGAAGTAGCTCGCCGTTAA
- a CDS encoding NRDE family protein: MCLLAIQYRSVPEAPILVAANREEFYDRPTSAPSIQSGKPRALCGIDQQAGGTWLGVNQHGLVVGCCNRRKMKRPPVPRSRGMLCRELLRASSAQAAVEVAMEGLMSEQYDGVNFIMADADSGWVVHGGDDVNAQRLEDGLNLIGGMDLNDPRDERVQLAHRLMTLQTLDSAVKFLAVSSKVFARPPAAQGRPGMVIEGKEWGTVSSTLISLGKKPRDAIFQYADGAPTKVGYEDYSPLLRDILSRGLREARATRAEA; this comes from the coding sequence ATGTGCCTATTGGCAATTCAATACCGAAGCGTTCCCGAGGCTCCGATTTTGGTCGCGGCCAACCGGGAAGAATTTTACGATCGCCCCACCTCGGCCCCCTCGATTCAGTCGGGTAAGCCCCGTGCATTGTGCGGCATTGATCAGCAAGCTGGGGGAACCTGGCTGGGTGTCAATCAGCACGGTCTGGTAGTCGGGTGTTGCAATCGTCGCAAAATGAAGCGACCTCCTGTTCCTCGTTCGCGAGGCATGCTGTGTCGCGAACTGCTCCGAGCCAGCTCTGCTCAGGCCGCCGTCGAAGTGGCTATGGAAGGGCTGATGTCCGAGCAGTATGACGGTGTCAATTTCATCATGGCCGATGCCGACAGCGGTTGGGTTGTCCATGGTGGTGATGACGTCAATGCTCAGCGTTTGGAAGACGGTTTGAACCTGATCGGTGGCATGGATCTTAACGATCCACGTGACGAACGCGTCCAGCTGGCTCATCGCCTGATGACCCTGCAAACGCTTGACTCTGCCGTGAAGTTCCTGGCCGTTTCCAGCAAAGTGTTCGCTCGTCCGCCGGCTGCCCAAGGTCGTCCTGGCATGGTAATCGAAGGTAAGGAATGGGGAACGGTTAGCTCCACGCTGATCTCGCTCGGCAAAAAGCCGCGCGACGCCATCTTCCAATACGCCGACGGTGCACCGACGAAGGTTGGTTATGAGGATTACTCGCCTCTCCTACGAGACATTCTCAGCCGTGGTCTTCGTGAAGCCCGTGCAACACGAGCAGAGGCCTAA
- a CDS encoding zinc ribbon domain-containing protein, whose product MPISFRCETCRRSIRVPDGSEGKPTRCPDCYSIQLIPFPAPSKPSPKKQKKTAQPGEVEDPLGITGKNESRWEPTYPRNPSTEDKPANNFSPPTSTSTAPPELTNNPFADVEAIAYEGGITAPYTTTTTDDEMWMHERAGKGRQTLVVLSVILMAISTAMIFLALVVLAARVVSFIGQPFQDPRWVARLAGGMILVGLQVATLFALNEARRLGNWTSAVTGMILSLLPCCNLTTLLLIPAFLPIWGLVLLFRPEIKAQFISHWDHSPE is encoded by the coding sequence ATGCCGATCAGCTTTCGCTGTGAAACCTGTCGGCGATCTATTCGTGTTCCGGATGGATCGGAAGGGAAGCCGACGCGCTGTCCCGATTGTTATTCGATCCAACTGATTCCTTTTCCGGCACCTTCCAAGCCGTCACCGAAGAAACAGAAGAAGACCGCTCAACCTGGAGAAGTGGAAGACCCGCTGGGAATTACAGGCAAAAATGAGTCACGCTGGGAACCAACATATCCCCGCAACCCTTCAACAGAAGATAAGCCGGCGAACAATTTCTCACCTCCAACCTCCACTTCGACCGCCCCTCCAGAACTAACGAACAATCCGTTCGCCGATGTTGAGGCGATCGCTTATGAGGGGGGTATCACAGCGCCGTACACGACAACAACTACCGACGATGAGATGTGGATGCACGAGCGTGCGGGAAAGGGACGTCAAACGCTCGTAGTCCTCTCCGTCATCCTGATGGCTATTTCGACGGCTATGATATTCCTTGCCTTAGTCGTACTTGCCGCTCGTGTTGTTAGCTTCATTGGACAACCATTTCAGGATCCGCGTTGGGTCGCGCGTTTGGCTGGGGGCATGATTCTCGTTGGTCTACAAGTAGCTACACTCTTTGCATTGAATGAAGCCAGACGACTTGGGAACTGGACTTCAGCCGTGACAGGCATGATTCTATCCTTGCTTCCATGCTGTAATCTGACGACACTTCTCTTGATTCCGGCATTCCTCCCTATCTGGGGTCTAGTTCTGCTTTTCCGCCCAGAAATCAAAGCCCAATTCATCAGCCATTGGGACCACTCGCCCGAATGA